The Alosa sapidissima isolate fAloSap1 chromosome 12, fAloSap1.pri, whole genome shotgun sequence nucleotide sequence cccacccacccacacacatacacagataaacctcctcccccacacaccccccacacatacgcatacctcaaacatcaccaaatttattgtgcgtcctcaggttgtagtcacgagtccacataccaaatttggtgttgatacgagaaagtgttgataattatagcacccctagttgTCAAAGGTTACTAAAAttgttgtgtgtcctcaggatgtggtcttgagtccatgaaccaagtttggttttgatacgtgaaagcattgctgagatatgacctaaACTTTTGTTACTCTAGCGCCGCCCTAGTGGTTGatggtcaccaaatttattttgtgtcctcaggataacgtccatatactaagtttggtctcgatacgtgaaagcattgctgaaatatgagccaacttcctgtgattatagcgcccccctagtgATCAAAGATCATtacatttattgagcctcctccttattgggtcctgaCCCCATGTACTGACTTTGGTTTTTATatgtcaaagcgttgctgaaatATGACTATACTTCTTGTGATTAAAGCGCCACACAGTGGTTCCAAATGTCTTGaacctcctcctaattgggtcctgagaccatgtactgagtttggtgttgatacgcgaAAGCCTTGCTGAGTTATTACTTCACTTCCGGTTTGCCGGCTTCgccgccaaacttgattggtcgtgATGGTCGACgggttttgaatatgactccaaaaagcaatgcgtttatgaggcatggtctgacgatcatctgcgtcaagttttgtgaaaatcggataaactttgtgacctgtgaaaacttttaggtgtttttgattaaatccaatatggcagccggatcaattatgttgacatcacaaattcACATCTGTCGGACTTAGGAACTcccacagtattaacagacaccactagtaagttttaattccaaacacatcacccgTTACAGGCCAAAACGTAATTTTGGtcattatagcgccacctataggtcaaaagtcatcaaatttattgagcctcctccttattgggtcctgaACCCATGTattgagtttggttttgatacatgaaagctttgctgagatattacttcacttcctgtttgattgGTCGTGACGGCCTACAGAttttgaatatggctccaaaaagtcatggtctgacgattatctgcgtcaagtttcgtgaaaatctgacaaattttgtgacctttgaaaacttttaagtgtttttgatgaaatccaatatggtgtAGGGTCCAATATGGCAAAttgttataataataagaaaacagaatcactatgggttgcctcgcagcttcgctgcttggcccccaattaaatgctcggcaggccggattaaagtgcgtggcgggctGGATCtgtgataaactaataaatgctcggcgggccggattaaagtgcgtggcgggccgtagtttggacacccctgatctaaaccaagccagtgctgagtctttgatgcctatgAAGTAGTATGTTATGgactatggtgtcaaaggctgcgctgaggtccaggaggaccagtatTGATACATATCCATTATCAGCAGCAATGAGGTCATTGAAAACCTTAACCaaggctgattcagtactgtggtgagctctAAAGCCAGACTGGTATAATTCCTAATTTTGTAATATGTAAGAAGGCACCAATTTGTTTGGACACTATTTTTTTTGAGTATTTTTGACATGGTAGGTAGATTAGATAGCCAGGCTGTTAGGGTCCATAGGTTTTTTTGAGGGATGGTTTAATAACAGACATCTTAAACAACTGCGGTACATGCCCTAatagcattgaattatttataatctggaGCAAGGCATTATCCAGGGGAGAGCAGTCTCAAGAAGgtgagtaggaatagggtctagtagactagttacagattttgatgaggaaattgtggaggtgagtTCTAATATGTCGATAtgtgtaaatgaattaaatgttgttccAGGTCTAATCTGTGATTCTGTTATATTTTCGCTATcattcagcaatggagtatgtgtatttggtgaaaccAAACCAatttatctctaattgtttcaaTTTTGTCATTGAAAAAGTTGAAATCATTACTGTTTTTAGGTTTAGGGAAAGATTGGGTTACTTCATTATGGCTCTTCATCAAGCGGGAGATTGTGCTAAAGAGAaatgttgtattattttttattttcttcaatCAGCGAGGAACAGTAAGCCTCGTTAAGTGCTTTTTTGTAAGTGATAAGGCTATCTCTCCATGTTTGGGAAAAGACTTCCATTTTAGTGGTGAGCCATTTTTGTTCTAGTTTACACGCTTTTTTTTGAGGGTTTTAAGTCTGTGTGGTATACCATGGAGTCTAGGGTTGAGCGTAATGAGTTCATCACATTATCGGTTAACCGATCAACCTCAGCTGGGCTAAGGATAGGGCCTTCTGGGTTAAGGGAAGGACCTTCtgatcaggcttgtgcaaaattccagaattgaattgaaactggctctgaAATTCCAATTCAAGTCTTGAATTTCACTTACATTttaattgaggtagcaaacaggaagcagaattgcaattcgaattgtgcacaaccctgcttcTGATACATCCTGAGTCAGGAATGTGGcaagagtattttttttttctaaaaagtCTGAATTAGTTTTTTCAGATAGGCCGCGACTGTAGTAGACAGCTGAATTAGGTACTGCATAATGTAgtgtcattttaaaagtaactaaatgtaccgcatagcggtacaaaatatgaccgccgctcagtcctccgcgaaaataaatcgcACGCATCAATTTGTCTCTATCTTCTACTCttaaacttttgtgtatgcttgtttggcatgcctgtgtgtgtgtgtgtgtgtgtgtgcgggccgcacagaaagtagcctactggcgctgcaaaggtgaatagatttgtagcactagccaaaaaatgtgtagcattgttataaaacctttaaactCTCTAAACagtcacaagtagggcagttcatcacagttcatccgttgcaactggactgatgaaaggtcatgtacacctgtaggctacattgtatttgggaaaagcagaaggtatcagcataatgttttatttttatttatttatttatttattaattaattaatttatttatttatttatttgtttatttattaataaacaaaacaatccctagTTTTTGAcaacagttttcaacagctatcaagaagagaggtcatgccatggatttttgtgaatgtttcttcttctacatatgcaagattttagtcatctttattgtcaatgcacaaactAAGTACCAGTATTctaaaacgaaatgcagttttacatctaaccaatggtgcaaataactgacatgtccaaaagggccttcatgaaatgtgtCGCTAGACTGAAAAGCAGTTGTCTGTTATTGCTCGTGcaaataggctgattcatgttcccttgcatttttcaactgtgaggtccatggttagtctggctttcaccagaccaagctcaatcttttaagaaatcgaaaaagaaATCGCCGGCACATCCTattccatggtaggcgcccgatagaaatattgtttaattttgcgattgagatatccacgctctgaaaaaaaaaaaaaaaaactttgggcCTGGGAAGAAATCTGATATTGGCATGAGGATCACTAGGGCCTCAGATAGAAAAGCTATGTGGTTTCTtttctattatattttatttatttaattattttattttttcctttcccTTACTGATCCTCTGTACCAGGAATCTGTAAACCATATAACAAAACAGAaagtatgtaaaaaaaaaaatgaattcctACATTGTTTTGAAACCTGTTGGCTTCAataaagataaaataaataaaaaaaagagatatccacgctctggcgtcccctctgcgacgtgttcgccccccagtttcagagctattctaaatgcataaCTCCAtatagggagttatgacaaaaccgtgactgttaacaaactagatcctaatagaaagctgttagctttcctaagcTACATAAGGTATCAGacaggcctattacacaacataaattgtcactaggctatgctggcgacccaaataaaatctcctttgggaaccaatggcttcagtatcaagcggacttaagctgccacctcatggcgaaaagttgtaatacatttcttgTCCACATATGTGAAGTACTTTATTGGCCCAATATAAGTTATTTAAATGTGGTTCTATCTTTATTTTGTAGGACTGCGTGTTGGGAGTTGTTTTTCGTGGCATGACGACCACAAACAAGGGAAACAAAGCCTTGAAGGTGAGCAACCTACACAACAGTGAAGAGAGATGATTTTATTTGAGTTACTGGGGTATGTTCAAATTCTTTCGTTTTTGTTAAATCTTTTGGTTCTTCATGCATTCCATCCTGTCTTTATTcaatgtgtattttctttcaattTAAATAATCCCACACCACCATACTTCTTGCTGCCAGGTGAAAAGGGAGCCAGGGGAGAATGGCACAAGCCTTACAGATGATGAGCTGGTGTCCATGTCAGTGCGGGAACTGAATCAACACCTGCGTGGCCTCTCCAAGGAGGAGATACTGCAGCTGAAGCAACGGCGGCGTACACTCAAGAATCGTGGCTACGCCGCCAGTTGTCGTGTCAAGCGTGTTACACAGAAGGAGGAGCTGGAACGCCAGAAGGCAGAGCTGCAGCAGGAAGTAGAGAAGCTTGCCAATGAGAATGCTACCATGAAAGTTGAGCTGGATGCTCTGCGCTCTAAGTATGAGGCACTGCAGAGCTTTGCAAGGACTGTGGCCCGAAGCCCTGTGGCCCCCATAGGCAATACAGCTGTTTCCTTGGGGAATGGCCGTGGTCCACTGGCTTCAGTCATTGGGCCCCTAGTGCCAGGCAAAGTGGGCACTACCAGTGTCATCACAATAGTCAAGTCAAAAACAGATGCACGGTCTTAGTTGCAGGAGTTGAGAGAATGATTGGGGCCGGGTAGAGAAGGAGTAAGTTATAATGGGGGGGAAATTATCTATGAAGAAAGGGAAGGCTTGGTCAGTGCATTATCCTTTAGGCACAGTAAAGATGGATAAATTAGTCAGTTTTGTTCACCATTTACCCAATATGTACTTGCCAAAAAGACATGAAGGATTGAGTCACTAGTGTAAACAATCCAACCAATCATGTGCTGCCTATTGGAAGTGATTTATTCTGCCTTTCTTGACCTCCAACTACCAATATAGTTGGCAGATATTACCAGggcttccagtgtgtgtgtgttacactgtATTGTGGTGTAGTTATATTTTTAAGATGATGTTTCAATATTGGCCTTTTCACTCTCTAGATAGGGCCTATCCAGCATTGCGCATTATTTCTacagtgtttttgtatgtgatgTTCACATGGGGTTCAAGTTAAttctgtgtgtgatgtttaaTGTTTCTGCTAATGAAATATGTGATGTACTGCAGTGGACATATAGTTTTAATTGATGTGCTGTGTTTAGCCATGCTGCCGTCCTATGTTGTGTGAGGTTAAAACACAAACTGAAAAGTCTATTGTGCCAGATGGGCGTGCAGTTCCGGACAGTGCTACTATGCTAGCGAATCATTGCGGACAGGGAGGAATCAAGACTTTCTCCACACTGAAAAAGAATGACTTTTATGGAAGTGGATCAGGGACAAAATTACAACCTACTGCACCGGATTATCAAAACATAACAGCAGATGAGTAAAAGACTGAATATTTTTACCTGTGCCTAGTCTTATGCACTGACCAACCAGTGATTAATCAGAAGAGTTTTAAGAGAACGTTAATCTATGTTTTCCTTTCTCAGAGTGCTGTTGTAGCTGTTAGGATTTCAAAAGGCCTGTTTTATGTGAAGAGAGAGTCCTTTTCAGCAGGGGTAAAGAACCATAAGGTTAGCATAGTGTTTTTTATGTTTACATTGGATGCAATAACATATTTGTGCAGAGAGCAAAAGAAAGCTGAAATGAGGGCTGAAATGCTTTTCTCTGTGGAGCTGCTTTGAGCTTTAgttttattttgatttgttgTAAGTGTTGTTTGTGATCTAGGATTGGTCTCTTACTGTTTTTACGAACGGGGTAAAGGGTATTGTTACCTTGACTAAGGTGTGCTCATTGTTTTCTACCTTTACTAGCAGTACTCATTGATATCTCCATGAGTAACTGTCGATATCATGGGATTTGTAATATTCTGAACACAGAAAAGAGTTATACTGTacacagagaggggagaaaagatACTTCTAGTGGGACTATCTAGTCATATAGATGGGCAGACTCACAAGCTTTACTGTAAAGTTGTTGCTGTGACGTTACTTAACGTATTCTAAGAATCTTTGTCTAAATGGTTGAGTCTTGAATTTTATAAAACTACATAGAGTATCTTGAATTATTTATAAAacttaaaaaaagaaagttGTTTGATATCTCTTTTTGCAATTGTACCAAAAGTGGCTTAACTATTGAAGTTGATAGCTTTTTCTAGTAATAGGCGCATAAAACTGTGGACTAGCGCGTGGTGTGCTGTGTAAGTGACAAGGTGACAGTATTGTTCACTATTTGGATGTGAGTGGTGTGTACTATATGGATATGATGCTCTTCTGGTTTACTTTTATCtaaatgcaggtgatgaaggcaCTTACTGTCTTCCTCTATGGCCCCAGTAGTTCCATGTAAATGTTGTAGAACAACAGTATTGACAAGGTGTATGTGGGGCAGTTGAGGTCCCTGGACAAATACCAAATGTCCTCCACAATACAGAGATGATGAGAATGCTGTAACTTTTTGCATTCAATTCTCATCATCTCTTTGGCATTCTGTGCTCTCCCGACCAAGCAGAATGGGTGTAGAATATAAAACAGTATAGAAGAACTACTGCGGTGCCATGTAGAAGAGAATTAAGATGGACCAGTGGATGCAACACATTTGTGTGTCATAACTTATTTTTGTGAGTTTTGTATATGTCTGCATTTAATTTTCTTTGTTCCCAAATACCAGGAAAATGAGATTTCATAACAATTTTTAAACTCTGCATTAGTTAATCTCAAATATCAGCATGATCCTTTGGAAAGTTGCTGCTGTGCAGTATCTGCAGAAATGTTACATTTTTGTAGCTGAAGAATGCTAAATAGAGATAACTTCTAGCAAAAGATCAAATCCAATGACTAATATGCTCACAGGTGCCCTATAcattatacatatacatatttatttttcaaaatcatACTGAACATGCTAAGTGGTTTCAGTTTTGGTGACCGTAGAGGATTACCAAGATGCAAAGTCTGAAACACTTAATAAGGTAAAATGATATTTCCTGCTAGATTATAAAAACCCAAACCTACCCCGCTTCACCAAAATTAGGTCGTAAAAACTTGCATAGTGTGCTGTCTTTACTTTGTCAATTCATTTAATATTTTATGAATTATGCGTGTGTTAATATATCACTGCCCTTTTTGGTCCTCAATTAAATATattgccaaattattttttagaacTGTTGTCTGAAGACTAAACATGGATAGACGCATAACTGGCATTAGTAGAATATGGCATAAAAGGAATATTATGAATATGATTGTGTTTTCTGCCTTTTAGAATAAAATAATTTTATTATCTGTGAAAATTGTTCTGTAGccattttggtctgttttgacGTTGCTTTTGTAAACAGTGTTAAAGTTCTCTTAATGGCTGTGGCAGTTCTGTGGCGTGTCACATTCTGTGAGCAATGTGTTTAAAGGTATTAAATAACAAAGAAATGCTACTTGATAGGTCaaagaaaaatgtgaaattTAATGAAGTGGTTCTGTTACAGCTGTTGCATCATCCCCCAGTTCATTCCCTCTTCTGtttcttttattgttttatCCTCTTGTTGAAATGAACAAGCGGTGCATGTTATGTGCATTGTCGTCTTAGTGGTGACCTGTGTGAAGTTGACACAATGTATATGCAAATGAGGCTGCAAGTTAAAGAAAGATCTTGGAGGTAGGAATAGTATTATTGTTGTCATCCCTGTTGTTGGTATACTTAGAAGCTAAGGCTATAAGTTGTATATAttattgtttgattttaaatgtttACCAGTGTCTGTCATTTTTAGTTTCAGTTAAATTTTCTATGTTACTAGGGTCTTCCAGTACAAgcacctctcccctctcttatCCTCATACTACTGGATTATAACATTATCATACTGCAGCTCTGATAATATGATCAGTTTTTTACCCATTTTGACACCCATTCCCATGAAAACAGACTGGTGGATATCAGCGTGTGTTTTACTGATATAGTGCTCCTACATTTGCAAATTGTATGGAATGGCAGATATGGCCACTGTTATTATGCACATCTGTGTCTTCCTTACTACTACCAGAATTTGATCTTCTGTGGAAGAAATTAGTCCCCCCGCCCCACACCATATTCAATTGTGATCATTTCAACATAGTTTCCCACCATACAGCCCAATACAGGTGGAGTGGAACAGAAGAAGGGATGGTTTTCATTTGTGTGGTTTCACTAAGTGACATAATTTGCTCATGCTTCTTATTCTGAGTAATCAGATAACTAGGAATAACTTCACAGAATAACACCATGTTAATTTCCACTTTTAACTTTCATGGTTAGAGCTCCATTAAATAAGAGGTAACTGATTGGATATTTGGTATATTTAGCACTTGAGAAGATACAGTATCTGCATCACACTTACCAGACGTCCTTTTTTTACACCATGAAATCATATATCCATATTCACAGGAAAGCTTATGAATGCATATTACCTTGCTCACTAGAGTGagatttaaattatttttagtttattcttctttctttgtgtgtgtgtgttctcaaagGTGTTTATCAAAATTAAGGCTGAAGATATAGTGCTTTAATGAATATGGTAATGTTAATTTTGGAAtaattgtttttgttctttatCTGTATCTGGTGTAACATTGTATCACAGTACTTTGTATGAGAAACATCCAGTGAAGTCCATTTAATTGTATTTATTAACTAAAATATTGtgcttttttatttgtagacAAGTAATATGATGTATTGATATATAACAATTTAACTGTTCTGGGCGTCTTTTAATTTATTgatgtgtacatactgtatgt carries:
- the mafgb gene encoding v-maf avian musculoaponeurotic fibrosarcoma oncogene homolog Gb, with the protein product MTTTNKGNKALKVKREPGENGTSLTDDELVSMSVRELNQHLRGLSKEEILQLKQRRRTLKNRGYAASCRVKRVTQKEELERQKAELQQEVEKLANENATMKVELDALRSKYEALQSFARTVARSPVAPIGNTAVSLGNGRGPLASVIGPLVPGKVGTTSVITIVKSKTDARS